A stretch of Brassica napus cultivar Da-Ae chromosome C6, Da-Ae, whole genome shotgun sequence DNA encodes these proteins:
- the LOC106404533 gene encoding ran guanine nucleotide release factor-like, with the protein MSNELCPERPLFGGAISSAFPQRFQDASNIRQVPDHQEVFVDPSRDESLIFELLDFKTDVGDVGSASWFLHDLAREQDAQGFKLIEQSNVIDVPGLSYRNIPSVATTAIGEMAISKGRQGREAQNLLKVYVANIRLKGVETDVLVTAYEPILINPLSESANAVGSGLAVPASQSGIMPMCDVIKQSLSTFKVDDWSLFGSSA; encoded by the exons ATGTCTAATGAGTTGTGTCCGGAGAGGCCTTTATTTGGCGGCGCAATCTCCAGTGCCTTCCCTCAAAGATTCCAG GATGCGAGTAATATCCGACAAGTTCCAGATCATCAG GAAGTGTTTGTTGATCCTTCAAGGGATGAGAGTTTGATTTTTGAGCTTTTGGATTTCAAGACTGACGTTGGGGACGTTGGCAGTGCTTCTTGGTTCCTTCATGATCTTGCTCGTGAGCAAGATGCCCAAGGTTTCAAG TTGATTGAGCAATCAAATGTCATTGATGTGCCTGGATTGTCTTATAGAAACATCCCTTCCGTTGCCACTACTGCTATTGGAGAGATG GCTATATCCAAAGGAAGACAGGGAAGAGAAGCACAAAACCTATTGAAG GTTTATGTGGCAAATATTCGTCTTAAGGGAGTTGAAACAGATGTCTTAGTCACTGCGTATGAACCTATTCTCATCAA CCCGCTGAGCGAAAGTGCGAACGCAGTAGGATCTGGTTTAGCTGTACCAGCTTCACAATCTGGAATAATGCCAATGTGTGATGTCATTAAACAATCACTCTCTACTTTCAAAGTCGATGACTGGAGTCTTTTTGGTTCCTCTGCTTGA
- the LOC106405186 gene encoding probable inactive serine/threonine-protein kinase fnkC isoform X1, whose amino-acid sequence MGSSSAVVSTIVQNWREHPPSSYSLKVHNFSQLVNSTTASDDKYQSRLFSSGGYNWRLIVYPNGNGKDDGSGFISMYVEIDSKITTEVFAELRFFVYNKKENKYFTIQDLEVRRFNALKTVWGLQQFLPLDTFNDLKNGYIFEGGHCEFGVDVIVASPLTNWEILSFDEKLSNPKFSWAVKKLSDLKEHVYTSDSFSMGGRQWVLKMYPKGDSGSDGKWLSFYLFLAAGDTLKADEKVFRQGHIRVLDPLGSNHIELKTNRWVERSNTGWGWDQFLSLAELRKSYLDKKDTLNVEVEFEVVSATKYSTII is encoded by the exons ATGGGTTCAAGCTCAGCAGTAGTATCTACAATTGTGCAGAACTGGAGAGAGCATCCTCCTTCTTCGTATTCCCTCAAGGTTCACAACTTCTCACAGCTAGTGAATTCGACGACGGCCTCGGATGATAAATACCAATCTCGTCTTTTCTCATCGGGTGGATATAATTG GAGACTGATCGTCTACCCAAATGGTAACGGAAAGGATGATGGGAGTGGATTTATTTCCATGTACGTGGAAATAGACAGCAAAATAACAACAGAGGTTTTTGCGGAACTCCGTTTCTTTGTCTacaacaaaaaagaaaacaagtacTTTACTATTCAAG aTCTAGAAGTAAGGCGGTTCAATGCCCTTAAAACGGTGTGGGGATTGCAGCAATTTCTTCCATTGGATACATTCAATGACCTTAAAAATGGATACATCTTTGAGGGAGGTCATTGTGAGTTTGGTGTTGATGTCATTGTTGCATCACCCCTCACCAACTGGGAAATCCTGTCTTTTGACGAGAAACTCTCGAACCCCAAGTTCTCTTGGGCTGTCAAGAAATTATCTGACTTGAAAGAGCATGTTTACACATCAGACAGTTTCTCAATGGGAGGAAGACAATG GGTTCTAAAGATGTATCCGAAGGGTGACTCTGGATCAGATGGCAAATGGTTATCCTTTTATCTGTTTTTAGCTGCTGGTGATACACTAAAAGCAGATGAGAAGGTTTTTAGGCAAGGGCATATTCGAGTTCTAGACCCACTTGGATCCAATCACATTGAACTTAAAA CAAACCGCTGGGTCGAGCGATCAAATACGGGTTGGGGTTGGGACCAGTTTTTGTCTTTAGCTGAACTTCGGAAGTCTTACTTGGACAAGAAAGACACGTTGAATGTTGAGGTGGAATTCGAAGTTGTTTCTGCTACCAAATACTCTACCATTATCTGA
- the LOC106405186 gene encoding MATH domain and coiled-coil domain-containing protein At3g58200-like isoform X2, translated as MYVEIDSKITTEVFAELRFFVYNKKENKYFTIQDLEVRRFNALKTVWGLQQFLPLDTFNDLKNGYIFEGGHCEFGVDVIVASPLTNWEILSFDEKLSNPKFSWAVKKLSDLKEHVYTSDSFSMGGRQWVLKMYPKGDSGSDGKWLSFYLFLAAGDTLKADEKVFRQGHIRVLDPLGSNHIELKTNRWVERSNTGWGWDQFLSLAELRKSYLDKKDTLNVEVEFEVVSATKYSTII; from the exons ATGTACGTGGAAATAGACAGCAAAATAACAACAGAGGTTTTTGCGGAACTCCGTTTCTTTGTCTacaacaaaaaagaaaacaagtacTTTACTATTCAAG aTCTAGAAGTAAGGCGGTTCAATGCCCTTAAAACGGTGTGGGGATTGCAGCAATTTCTTCCATTGGATACATTCAATGACCTTAAAAATGGATACATCTTTGAGGGAGGTCATTGTGAGTTTGGTGTTGATGTCATTGTTGCATCACCCCTCACCAACTGGGAAATCCTGTCTTTTGACGAGAAACTCTCGAACCCCAAGTTCTCTTGGGCTGTCAAGAAATTATCTGACTTGAAAGAGCATGTTTACACATCAGACAGTTTCTCAATGGGAGGAAGACAATG GGTTCTAAAGATGTATCCGAAGGGTGACTCTGGATCAGATGGCAAATGGTTATCCTTTTATCTGTTTTTAGCTGCTGGTGATACACTAAAAGCAGATGAGAAGGTTTTTAGGCAAGGGCATATTCGAGTTCTAGACCCACTTGGATCCAATCACATTGAACTTAAAA CAAACCGCTGGGTCGAGCGATCAAATACGGGTTGGGGTTGGGACCAGTTTTTGTCTTTAGCTGAACTTCGGAAGTCTTACTTGGACAAGAAAGACACGTTGAATGTTGAGGTGGAATTCGAAGTTGTTTCTGCTACCAAATACTCTACCATTATCTGA
- the LOC106403578 gene encoding MATH domain and coiled-coil domain-containing protein At3g58200-like: protein MYVEIDSKSLMVFTPPTEIFAELRFFVYNKKENKYFTIQDVEVKRFNALRTVWGLVQVLPYDTFNNPENGYVFEGGQCEFGVDVIVAPSLTNWEIHSFNEKFSGPKFSWALKNFSELNVNNLTSDIFSMGGRKWVLRLYPKGDTIADGKWLSIYLEMAASDTLKEDEKIFVQANLRVLDPLGSNHIQLQMNVWFEVQNASWGWNKFMSLAELRKTYLDNKEHALNVEMEFKVVSATNYSPII, encoded by the exons ATGTACGTAGAAATAGACAGCAAAAGCTTGATGGTATTCACACCACCAACAGAGATTTTTGCCGAACTTCGTTTCTTTGTCTAcaacaagaaagaaaacaagTACTTTACTATTCAAG ATGTAGAAGTAAAGCGGTTCAATGCCCTTAGAACGGTGTGGGGACTGGTGCAAGTTCTTCCATATGATACATTCAATAACCCTGAAAATGGCTACGTTTTCGAGGGAGGTCAATGTGAGTTTGGTGTTGATGTCATTGTTGCTCCATCCCTTACCAATTGGGAAATCCATTCTTTTAATGAGAAATTCTCTGGTCCTAAGTTCTCTTGGGCTCTCAAGAATTTTTCTGAATTGAACGTGAATAATTTGACATCAGATATTTTTTCAATGGGAGGGAGAAAATg GGTTCTAAGGCTGTATCCCAAGGGCGACACTATAGCAGATGGTAAATGGTTATCCATTTATCTGGAAATGGCTGCTAGTGATACACTAAAAGAAGATGAGAAGATTTTTGTGCAAGCAAACTTACGAGTTCTAGACCCACTTGGATCCAATCACATCCAACTCCAGA TGAACGTCTGGTTCGAAGTACAAAATGCTAGTTGGGGTTGGAATAAGTTTATGTCCTTAGCTGAACTTCGAAAGACTTACTTGGACAACAAGGAACACGCGTTGAACGTTGAGATGGAATTTAAAGTTGTTTCTGCTACCAATTACTCTCCCATTATATAA